One genomic window of Polynucleobacter sp. HIN11 includes the following:
- a CDS encoding Ppx/GppA phosphatase family protein, whose product MSKTSTPNKPGLDLVAAVDLGSNSFRLLICQAYITPSGMQLRTIDTLREPVRLAAGLTPGKVLDDEAMERGLGAIRRFGERLRGFRPEQVRAVATNTLRVARNAQKFVQEAQVALGFPIEVIAGVEEARLIYIGTSHEAPAVSGNRLVIDVGGGSSEFIIGKGYEPKLLESLYIGCVSHSIRFFPNGVIDPHAFKEAELAARREVQVIKGRFSKSGWNQVIGSSGTARALADLIADNKLNGSGEKSTLDPLDNSGAGVITLQGLKGLKKRLLDFDHIDRVNLINLKDDRRPVLPGGLSIMLAIFDELGIERMEVSDAALRVGVLYDLLGRTQHDDMRFVTVEQFMQRYAVDREQAHRLGTLAAEFLAQLPKPNHESRTDNLALLGWSANLHEVGLSISHNGYHKHSAYIAANADMPGFSKNDQARLAALLLGHTGKLGKLSNNANFTDWRMLFCIRLAHVLCRSRMDEHLPKVKVKNPNSETFEVAIDRQWANAHPLTEFSLRKEAAEWERIGYRYTLKLTD is encoded by the coding sequence GTGTCTAAGACCAGCACCCCTAATAAGCCCGGACTAGACCTAGTGGCCGCCGTTGACCTCGGCTCCAATAGCTTTCGATTGCTCATCTGTCAGGCCTACATTACTCCCTCCGGGATGCAGTTACGTACCATCGACACCTTGCGCGAGCCAGTTCGTTTGGCAGCCGGCCTAACCCCTGGCAAGGTCTTGGATGACGAGGCGATGGAGCGGGGCTTAGGGGCGATTCGACGCTTTGGGGAGCGCTTGCGGGGCTTTCGGCCTGAGCAGGTGAGAGCCGTTGCCACCAACACCTTACGAGTAGCGCGCAATGCGCAAAAGTTTGTGCAAGAGGCTCAGGTTGCTTTGGGATTTCCGATTGAGGTAATCGCTGGAGTGGAAGAAGCCCGTCTGATTTATATCGGCACCTCGCATGAGGCTCCAGCTGTTTCAGGCAATCGCTTGGTAATCGATGTGGGTGGTGGCTCGAGTGAGTTCATCATCGGTAAAGGCTATGAGCCAAAGCTCTTAGAGAGTCTTTACATCGGTTGCGTATCGCATAGCATTCGTTTTTTTCCAAATGGGGTGATTGATCCCCATGCATTCAAAGAGGCTGAGCTAGCTGCGCGCCGCGAGGTGCAAGTGATTAAAGGACGGTTTAGTAAATCAGGCTGGAACCAAGTCATTGGCTCATCAGGCACGGCGCGTGCTTTGGCTGACTTGATAGCGGATAACAAATTGAATGGTTCTGGTGAGAAGTCAACCCTGGACCCCTTAGACAATAGTGGTGCGGGGGTGATTACCTTGCAGGGTCTCAAGGGCCTGAAGAAGCGCCTCCTGGATTTTGATCATATTGATCGCGTTAATCTCATCAACCTCAAGGATGATCGCCGCCCCGTCTTGCCGGGTGGGTTATCGATCATGCTCGCCATCTTCGATGAGTTAGGCATCGAGCGCATGGAAGTTAGTGATGCAGCCCTCCGAGTTGGCGTGCTCTACGATTTATTAGGACGGACGCAGCACGACGACATGCGCTTTGTGACCGTTGAGCAGTTTATGCAACGCTATGCAGTTGATCGTGAGCAGGCGCATCGTTTAGGCACTTTGGCAGCGGAGTTCTTAGCCCAATTACCAAAGCCTAATCACGAGAGCCGCACTGATAACCTTGCCTTACTTGGCTGGTCAGCAAACCTGCATGAGGTCGGATTATCAATCTCGCATAACGGCTATCACAAACATTCAGCCTATATCGCCGCAAATGCGGATATGCCAGGGTTCTCCAAGAATGATCAAGCACGATTGGCAGCGCTGCTTCTGGGACATACGGGCAAACTGGGCAAGCTCTCAAACAATGCCAACTTCACCGACTGGCGTATGTTGTTCTGCATTCGTCTAGCGCATGTCTTGTGCCGCTCACGCATGGATGAGCATTTGCCAAAGGTGAAGGTGAAGAACCCTAATAGCGAGACCTTTGAGGTCGCGATTGATCGGCAGTGGGCCAATGCCCACCCCTTAACCGAGTTCAGT